The Salinibacterium sp. M195 genome includes a window with the following:
- a CDS encoding rhomboid family intramembrane serine protease, which yields MRAARASSGKPVVSYTLIGLTVVMYLLQLVSDGRVFQALAYYPPFTAAEPWRMITSAFLHSETSFFHLLFNMFTLFIFGRALELPLGRARFIALYLISALGGSVAVLLLAPQSVVIGASGAVFGLAAAFFVIQRRMGVNNRLLLIVLAANLVIGFIPGSGISWQAHLGGLATGALLALVFLRQRNKKSSTAEISFVALVVAGLISLTLLRIFVL from the coding sequence ATGCGGGCGGCACGGGCGTCGAGCGGCAAGCCTGTAGTTAGCTACACGCTCATCGGGCTGACCGTTGTCATGTACTTATTGCAGTTGGTCTCCGACGGCCGGGTATTTCAGGCACTCGCGTACTATCCGCCCTTTACGGCTGCTGAGCCGTGGCGCATGATCACCTCTGCGTTCCTCCACTCCGAGACCAGCTTCTTTCACTTGCTGTTCAACATGTTCACGCTGTTTATCTTTGGGCGCGCGCTGGAGTTGCCCCTCGGTAGAGCGAGGTTCATTGCGCTCTATCTGATCAGCGCGCTCGGTGGCTCGGTCGCTGTGCTACTGCTCGCGCCGCAATCCGTCGTTATCGGGGCATCCGGAGCAGTCTTCGGCCTGGCCGCGGCATTCTTCGTCATCCAACGCCGCATGGGTGTGAACAACCGACTGCTACTCATCGTGTTGGCCGCAAACCTAGTAATCGGGTTTATCCCCGGCTCTGGCATTTCTTGGCAAGCCCACCTTGGCGGACTGGCGACTGGTGCGCTGCTGGCGCTGGTGTTCTTGCGTCAGCGCAACAAGAAGTCGTCAACCGCAGAGATCTCATTCGTCGCTCTGGTGGTAGCGGGACTGATCAGCCTTACTCTGCTGCGGATCTTCGTCCTATAA
- a CDS encoding peptidylprolyl isomerase, which yields MSQHTAVATIKTNLGEIRLNLFGNHAPKTVANFVGLAKGDIEWTHPATGQKTTAPLYDGVIFHRIIKQFMLQGGDPLGKGIGGPGFNFDDEIHPELDFSAPYILAMANAGTRGGKGTNGSQFFITTVATPWLQGKHTIFGAVADDESRKVVDAIEAVDTDGSDKPLTDIVIESVTIDEV from the coding sequence ATGTCTCAACACACCGCAGTTGCCACAATCAAGACAAATCTCGGAGAAATCCGTCTCAACCTCTTCGGCAACCACGCGCCGAAGACTGTTGCGAACTTCGTTGGACTCGCCAAAGGCGACATCGAATGGACGCACCCCGCTACGGGTCAGAAGACCACAGCGCCTCTCTACGATGGCGTAATCTTCCACCGCATCATCAAGCAGTTCATGCTCCAGGGCGGCGACCCGCTCGGTAAGGGTATCGGCGGCCCCGGCTTCAACTTCGACGACGAGATCCACCCCGAGCTCGACTTCTCGGCTCCCTACATCCTCGCTATGGCAAACGCCGGTACGCGCGGTGGCAAGGGAACCAACGGTTCACAGTTCTTCATCACCACGGTTGCTACTCCTTGGCTCCAAGGCAAGCACACCATTTTCGGTGCTGTCGCTGACGATGAGTCGCGCAAGGTCGTCGACGCAATCGAAGCTGTCGACACAGACGGTAGCGACAAGCCCCTCACTGACATTGTCATCGAGTCCGTCACGATCGACGAGGTCTAA
- a CDS encoding cell division protein CrgA: protein MARNSEEKAPSRPAEDAPNPVWFKPVMFGFMLIGLAWIITFYVSNQLLPIAALQQWNILVGFGILFIGFLMTTRWR, encoded by the coding sequence ATGGCTCGTAATTCTGAAGAAAAAGCACCGTCACGTCCCGCTGAAGATGCTCCCAATCCGGTGTGGTTTAAGCCCGTCATGTTTGGCTTCATGCTTATCGGGCTCGCCTGGATCATCACGTTCTATGTGAGTAACCAACTCTTGCCGATCGCGGCACTGCAGCAGTGGAACATTCTTGTTGGCTTCGGCATCCTCTTTATCGGATTCCTGATGACCACGCGCTGGCGCTAG
- a CDS encoding DUF3566 domain-containing protein: protein MSSVAEKLQRKSQRQTSVKQVRLKLVYIDFWSAVKFSFLVSLSLGIVLVVATMLVWIVLNSTGIFGDLDSIFRDILTKDTDFSVTSSFGFAQVALFSVVVALLNTLVGTALGAISSMLYNFSVRLTGGILVGFTNN from the coding sequence ATGAGTAGTGTCGCGGAGAAGTTGCAACGCAAGTCGCAGCGCCAAACATCGGTAAAACAGGTTCGCCTCAAGCTGGTGTACATCGACTTTTGGTCGGCAGTAAAGTTTTCGTTCTTGGTCTCGCTTTCACTGGGTATCGTCCTTGTTGTGGCAACCATGCTCGTGTGGATTGTGCTGAACTCGACCGGTATTTTCGGCGATCTCGACAGCATTTTCCGCGACATCTTGACGAAAGATACCGACTTCAGTGTGACCAGTTCATTCGGGTTCGCCCAGGTCGCCTTGTTCTCGGTGGTTGTTGCGTTGCTCAACACCTTGGTCGGTACAGCGTTGGGTGCAATTTCGAGTATGCTTTATAACTTCAGCGTTCGACTGACCGGCGGAATCCTTGTGGGTTTCACCAACAACTAG
- a CDS encoding class E sortase, with product MVHEDGRRTRRKIKSRRPVSFIGVLGEIFITAGVIVLLFLVWQTWVNNIFVSNTQREEALELSQEWNKGEAVRLAPEERADPGVPIVAEAPGEAVTFGTLIVPRFGADYTRPIAESVSLERVLNTRGVGHYTGTQMPGEVGNFAVAAHRTGWGDPFFDINKLQLGDSVYVETEAGWYRYVFRSLEYVLASGVGVLNPVPQFDGAVASDRIMTLTSCNPIHTADERIIAYAVYDTWYPRSEGAPSEIAAIAQKLEGAG from the coding sequence ATGGTTCACGAAGACGGTCGTCGCACCCGGCGGAAGATTAAGTCGCGACGTCCCGTTTCGTTCATTGGGGTTCTCGGTGAAATCTTCATCACCGCCGGTGTAATCGTGCTGTTGTTCCTCGTGTGGCAGACGTGGGTGAACAACATCTTTGTCAGCAACACTCAACGCGAAGAAGCTCTCGAGCTCAGTCAAGAGTGGAATAAGGGCGAAGCCGTGAGACTCGCCCCTGAAGAGCGAGCCGACCCCGGCGTTCCTATCGTGGCCGAGGCGCCAGGAGAAGCCGTCACGTTTGGCACGCTGATCGTGCCGCGTTTCGGAGCTGACTACACTCGCCCCATCGCCGAAAGCGTCAGCCTTGAGCGTGTACTCAACACGCGTGGTGTCGGACACTACACAGGAACACAAATGCCCGGCGAAGTAGGCAACTTCGCGGTTGCCGCTCACCGCACCGGCTGGGGTGACCCGTTCTTCGATATCAACAAACTCCAACTGGGCGATAGCGTCTACGTTGAGACCGAGGCCGGGTGGTATCGCTATGTCTTCCGTTCACTCGAATATGTGCTGGCCTCCGGCGTTGGCGTACTCAATCCCGTGCCGCAGTTCGATGGCGCTGTCGCGAGTGATCGCATTATGACGCTCACGAGTTGCAACCCCATCCACACCGCTGACGAACGCATAATCGCGTACGCCGTCTACGACACTTGGTACCCGCGTTCAGAAGGGGCGCCAAGCGAGATCGCGGCAATCGCCCAAAAACTTGAAGGAGCTGGCTAA